The DNA sequence CTCAGCAGCTCGACGCTCTGCTGCAGGTGTTCCTCGGTCATGCGCCAGGTTTTGCCGACCCGGTATCCCTTGATCTGGCCGCGGTTGAGGCGGCGCACGAGCCACAGCTCGGGGCACTTGTATTCCGGCGGGAGGATCATCTCGGCGACCTCGGCGAGGCTGTAGGTCTTCACGAGGCGGCCGCCCGTGGGGCGCGCTCGTCGAGGACTTCCCGGACCACGGCGCGAACCAGCTCGCGCAGCGTCACAGATTCGCCGTCCGTGATGACATTGCGGGTCCGCTCCAGCACCGACATGGGGCAGTTCAGGGCGATCGCGAGTTTCTTGACCTGCGTCGGGTTCGGCCACCGGTGGCCGTTCTCGAGGTCCGACAGGTAGCCGAGGCTGACGCCGGACGTGCGAGACAGGTCCGCCAGACTCTGACCGTCTTTGGTGCGGATGACCCGCAGCTGGTCCCAAACCCCGTACTCGCTAATTCGCTTCTTGGCCATCGGCGCACTCCCCTTGATGTCGGAACCGAATCGGTCCGGTAACAATCACGGTACATGCGTAGGTGTGTAGAGGTCAACACATAGGGGTGCATCCGTGTGAAAGGTGCCGACGACCAGGCATGTTCGAAAACCACACGCGTGTAACTGCGAAGGGGCTTGAAGTTGGCCGGTGCTGGACTTCGCACCTATGCAGACTGCACACTGACCTGGTGAGCACACCTACGCAGCGACCAGAGGGCGCATTGATTGAACGCCTGCGAATGGCGGCGCAGCCGAAGCTTTCGGCGCGCGCCGCGGCCAAGTTGGCCAACCTATCGCCGTCGCGCTGGACTCAGATAGTCAGGGGTTATAAACAAGAAACCCCCGACGTTCGCGTCCCTGTGCGCGCACCCGCTGACACCCTGGCTCGGATGGCCAAGGCGGTGGGCGCGACGCCGGAGCAGCTCCGGGAGGTCGGCCGCAAGGATGCGGCGGACGAGCTAGAAGGCCTGACGATAACGGTTCGAGAAGCCCGCGACAGCGGTCGTGTCGGGTTAGGCCGCGGCCTTGAGAAGCTCATCCCGACCGAGCAAACGCCCGAGATGCGCGCGCAAATGGCGGAAGCGGTCGAGTCTCTGAGGGCCATCGTTGAAGACAGTTGGCGGGCGGTGACGGAATTGACCGATGCAGTTCTACGCTCTGGTCCGTCGGCCGAGTTGCTCGACAAGACTCGGCGCATCGTGTGGTTGATCTCGGGCCACCTGACTACCCGGATTCTCGGTAGCGGTCAGGCCCCTGAATTGGAGGACTGGCTCGAGCGGATCTACGTGGAGCGGGGGAACCTGGTCGCCATGCTCTCGCCGAATGAGGAGCGCATCCGGTGGGAGCAGAGCTGCGACCGGCCGCACGCCACGGCCGGCGCCCTATCTGACGACACTGAGCCGGGGTCGGCCGCTGGGATCGAGGCCGCCATCGCTGGGGTTCGTGCTGAACTCGAGGTCGAAGACGGCTATCAGCGCGGCGAGAAGCCGAGCTGACCAGTACCTCGCGGGCTGGATCTCTATCCGTGCTTGCAGCTCCCGGCGCAGATACCGCAGCTCATCGCAACCGTCCATTTTCCTCGCTTCGAGGGACAGCC is a window from the Mycobacterium sp. SVM_VP21 genome containing:
- a CDS encoding helix-turn-helix domain-containing protein, translating into MAKKRISEYGVWDQLRVIRTKDGQSLADLSRTSGVSLGYLSDLENGHRWPNPTQVKKLAIALNCPMSVLERTRNVITDGESVTLRELVRAVVREVLDERAPRAAAS
- a CDS encoding helix-turn-helix domain-containing protein, with translation MSTPTQRPEGALIERLRMAAQPKLSARAAAKLANLSPSRWTQIVRGYKQETPDVRVPVRAPADTLARMAKAVGATPEQLREVGRKDAADELEGLTITVREARDSGRVGLGRGLEKLIPTEQTPEMRAQMAEAVESLRAIVEDSWRAVTELTDAVLRSGPSAELLDKTRRIVWLISGHLTTRILGSGQAPELEDWLERIYVERGNLVAMLSPNEERIRWEQSCDRPHATAGALSDDTEPGSAAGIEAAIAGVRAELEVEDGYQRGEKPS